A window of Streptomyces spororaveus genomic DNA:
CGACCAGCCGCTGCGGCTGAAGTGGCAGGCGCCGTCCGGGTCGACGCGTACCGCTGCCCCCGAGATGGGCAGGTCTCCGTCGATGACGAGCCAGGTGCGGATGCGGTCCAGTTCGTCCCACAGCCGGCGCGGGCCGCCCTGGTGGACGGTGGGCGCCTGGCGGGCCCCGGGGGCCGTGGCGCGGGCCCAGGAGCCGTCCGGGTGCAGCATGTAGGCGGTGCGGGTGCCGTCCGCAGCCGTCTCCATGCAGTGCTCGATGCCGGGGACCGTGAGTTCGAGGGTGGAGCGCACGTCCCAGGTACGCCTGACCCTCATCACTGGGAAGCGGCCGGTGGTGACGGACTCGCCGTCGGCCTTTCGCGCGGTGGCCCACAGGTCGGCGTTGTCGGGCGTGGGGGGGTAGTCGTCGCCGTGGCGGGTGGTCATGAAGGCGGCGGGCTCGGGGGCGACCTTGCCGGTGGCGCCGCCGTCGGCGGTCTTGTCCGCGACGATGAGCAGCCCGGTGCCGGACAGGGCGGTCACCATCCGGCCGCCGGGGGCGAGCGCGGTGAGCCAGGAGGCGGGGACGGCCGGGACCGAGACGGTGGAGACGATGCGGTCGTAGACGCCGGGCAGCTCGCCGGTTACGTCGCAGACCTCCAGCTGCGGCCGGTGCCCGGCCGTGGTCAGGCGGTCCCACGCCGCCTGGATCAGGTACGGGTCCACGTCCACGCTCGTGACCCGTGCCTCGCCCAGGCGCCGGCACGCCAGCGCGGTCGAGTAGCCGCTGCCGCAGGTCACCATGAGGCGGGAGGTGTCGGTGAGGAAGGCGTGCTGGTACATCTTCACGACCAGCGCGGGCAGCGTGGCCGACGAGGTCGGCCACGCCTCCGGGACCACGGCCGCGGGGGCTGCGTGGTCGGCGTGGTGGGGGCCGACGCGGGTAATCACGCTGAGGCTCTTGTCGTAGGCGCTGCTCATCCACGCGTCCGGGTCGTCGGCGCCGTCGCGGAGCTCGTAGACCCATGTGCCGTCCTGCTCGGCCGGGGCCCACCAGCGGGGCACGAACAGGTGCCGGGGCACGGTGGCCAGGGGTCTGTGCCAGCGGGACTCGGATCGTACGGTCGCGTCGGCCATCCGTGCGGCATGGGTGTCCCAGCCCGCCGGCGTCCACTCCATCAGCAGGGCCCCTTTCAGAGGAGCACGGGCACGGCGGCTGCGGGCGCGCCGAGCGTCGCGGGTGCGTAGCCCATCGGGTCGCAGGGGTCGTTCTTGCCGGGGTCGCAGGAGTCGGAGTTGGAGGGCTGGCAGTCCGGGTGGCAGGCCGTCAGGTCCGTCCGCCGCGGGATGATCGCGCTCGCCTCGGCCCACTGCGGGCTGGACAGAACGGAGTCCAGGCCGGCTCCCTGGACGTTGCCCGCGGTCAGGAACCTGCCGATCTCGCAGACCGCCACATCGCCGCCTGGCAGGACCGTGGCCCGCCTGTCCCCGCAGCGCCCGCACAGCTCGGCAGTGGACGGCAGCGTGGTACCCGCCGCGTTGCCGACGGCCCGCACCCTCCCGACGTGCACGTCGCGGACGCCGAAGGCCTCCAGCTCCGCGCGGGCCCGCTCGGCACACGCCTGGTCGCCGGCGTGGAGGACGGCGACCTTCACCGCGATGCCGCGCCTGACCGCCTCGACGATGTTGGCGCGCGTCGCCTCGTGCGAGCCTGGGCGGCCGGTGACTTCGTCGTGCTCAGCCGCGACGCTGCTGTGGTACGTCGTCGCCAGCCGGACCCTGGGGTGCTCCAGCAGCCGCCAGTGCTCGTCGCGGATGCGGAAGAGGTTGCTGTAGACCCGGACCCGCAGGCCGGAATCCACCGCGTGCCGGGCGATGGCGACGAAGCCGGGGTGGAGCGTCGGCTCGCCGCCGATCAGCTGGACCTCCTCGGCGCCCAGAGCGACGGCCTGGTCGATGGTCCGGAACCAGTTGTCATCGCTCATACTGCCGTGGCCCCGCGTCGGCCCCGAGCCGGCGTAGCAGAGCGACGGGCAGGTGAGCTGGCAGCGACCGGTGATCTCCAGCGACAGGAACCGCAGCCTGGTAGGGGCCTCACGGGTGCTCGTCATGTCGCGATCGTAGGCCGCGGGCCGTCAACCCGTCCTGTGATGTGGCTACTTCGGCCGACAGGCGCCCTTCCCCACGCCCAGACCAGATGCCGGCTCATCGTGCGGTGCCGGGAGACGCGGCCGCCTCCGGGCCCCGCCACGTCGGCCCGTTCACCGGCCGCGACCGCGATCCGCGGAGGTCAGCCGACGGCCGTCTCGGGCAGCGTCGACCTCGCCCGTGGAGCGAGGCCGCTGGCGGCTGTGGAGCAGGCGGCGCCCCCGGCCCTGTCGCGCGAGACCGGCCGCGCGGGCCCACACCGGCACGTGGATCGGCTGGCCCCCGGCGCCGGACAGGGCCGGCCCGGACCAGCCGTGAACCCCGGGCGTGCCTGACGGCGGTCTCCGTAAGCTCCCCGTGTGCGGCCACTTACCGCGCAATTTATGGCCACGGGATTCCCCGCGTACGGCCAGATCTTCTCCCCGCTCGCCCCGAGTAGTACCGCTCGGCGAAGCTGGAGCGGGTGAAGAACAGCAGGGAGATCATGGAGATCCTTGAGGCATACGACCTCACAGGCAGTTACCGTGCCGCGGCCGAACTGGCCGGGTGCGACCACCACACGGTGGCCCGGTATGTGAAGATGCGGGCCGCCGGCCAGCATCCTGACCAGCGCCGTCACCGGGCGAGAGCGATCGACGACTACCTGCCGAAGATCGAGGAACTGGTGGTCCGCTCACAGGGCCGCATCCGCGCCGACGTGGTCCACAAGAGGATCGCCGCGATGGGCTTCACCGGCGGGGAACGCACCACCCGCCGCACCGTCGCTGAGGCAAAAACCCAGTTCAGGGCCGGTCGACGGCGCGTCTATCGGCCGTGGGTGACTGAGCCCGGGCTCTGGGTGCAGTACGACTTCGGCGACGGACCGGTGATCAAAGGCCGCAAGACCACCCTGTTCTGCGCGTGGGTGGCCTGGTCCCGATTCCGGGTGGTGATACCGATCTGGGACAAGACACTGCCGACGATCACCGCCTGCCTGGATGCCACATTCCGCAGGATCGGCGGAGTCCCTGCCTACGTCCTCACGGACAACGAGAAAACGGTCACCATCGACCACGTCGCCGGTATTGCGGTCCGCAATCCGGAAATAGTCGAGGTCGCCCGGCACTACGGCACGACCATACGTACTTGTCTGCCGGCAGACCCGGAGACCAAGGGCGGCAGCGAATCCACGGTGAAGATCGCCAAAGCCGACCTGGTGCCCCGGGACGTGAACCTGCGCGAGCAATACAAGACCTTCGGTGAGCTCGAGGCGGCCTGCCGGACATTCTGCGACGAGGTCAATTCCCGAACGCACAAGGCGACGCGGCGCAAGCCCATCGAGCGGCTCGCGGAGGAACGCCAGCGGTTGCATCCTCTGCCGCGCCGACCGTTCACCGCGGCGTTCGGCACCACCCGCAGGGTGACCTGGGAGTCGACGATCTCGGTCGACGCGGTCCGCTACTCGGTCCCGCACGAGCTCATCGACACCCGGGTCTG
This region includes:
- the istA gene encoding IS21 family transposase — encoded protein: MKNSREIMEILEAYDLTGSYRAAAELAGCDHHTVARYVKMRAAGQHPDQRRHRARAIDDYLPKIEELVVRSQGRIRADVVHKRIAAMGFTGGERTTRRTVAEAKTQFRAGRRRVYRPWVTEPGLWVQYDFGDGPVIKGRKTTLFCAWVAWSRFRVVIPIWDKTLPTITACLDATFRRIGGVPAYVLTDNEKTVTIDHVAGIAVRNPEIVEVARHYGTTIRTCLPADPETKGGSESTVKIAKADLVPRDVNLREQYKTFGELEAACRTFCDEVNSRTHKATRRKPIERLAEERQRLHPLPRRPFTAAFGTTRRVTWESTISVDAVRYSVPHELIDTRVWARFHGDELIVTAVEENGSAREVARHHRGQPGSPVLDDTHYPPREDKEADRTPRATSAEEAAFLQLGPGAASWLIEAGAAGVRRIKAKMAEAVALSKLYSVAEVDRALGTAAVTARFAEKDLLSILDYQAVHEHAEPIRRSEDHSLQPGTSAWSSFGAAATTASNISEYDESDQL
- a CDS encoding radical SAM protein; its protein translation is MTSTREAPTRLRFLSLEITGRCQLTCPSLCYAGSGPTRGHGSMSDDNWFRTIDQAVALGAEEVQLIGGEPTLHPGFVAIARHAVDSGLRVRVYSNLFRIRDEHWRLLEHPRVRLATTYHSSVAAEHDEVTGRPGSHEATRANIVEAVRRGIAVKVAVLHAGDQACAERARAELEAFGVRDVHVGRVRAVGNAAGTTLPSTAELCGRCGDRRATVLPGGDVAVCEIGRFLTAGNVQGAGLDSVLSSPQWAEASAIIPRRTDLTACHPDCQPSNSDSCDPGKNDPCDPMGYAPATLGAPAAAVPVLL
- a CDS encoding methyltransferase domain-containing protein, with the protein product MEWTPAGWDTHAARMADATVRSESRWHRPLATVPRHLFVPRWWAPAEQDGTWVYELRDGADDPDAWMSSAYDKSLSVITRVGPHHADHAAPAAVVPEAWPTSSATLPALVVKMYQHAFLTDTSRLMVTCGSGYSTALACRRLGEARVTSVDVDPYLIQAAWDRLTTAGHRPQLEVCDVTGELPGVYDRIVSTVSVPAVPASWLTALAPGGRMVTALSGTGLLIVADKTADGGATGKVAPEPAAFMTTRHGDDYPPTPDNADLWATARKADGESVTTGRFPVMRVRRTWDVRSTLELTVPGIEHCMETAADGTRTAYMLHPDGSWARATAPGARQAPTVHQGGPRRLWDELDRIRTWLVIDGDLPISGAAVRVDPDGACHFSRSGWSATISAR